Proteins from one Lachnospiraceae bacterium KGMB03038 genomic window:
- a CDS encoding VWA domain-containing protein, with protein MGITNSNKQIDTTQIDCEGTLKVTLALSAAPDIASNPTDIILVLDRSGSMAGSPLSNMKTGAKTFIDIIDEATDSSRDGTIGFGSRIGIVSFADTAAVNAPLMTSAADLKSAVDALTAGGSTNHADAFETAAQLFDPASTNAKVIVLFTDGKTTAGPPPSPAAAAARADGIVIYCIGLIGSDGIDVSVLNDWATDPDDSHVAVTPDESELEDLFADLAANISKPGATNIVIDEIVNADFQILSINSPTKGTAMMVNASTLQWKIPELGASGNEGASLEFFIKHIGQTSGTKLVNQSITYSDTEGNDVTFPAPLVKVTCSDVIHPEECPAPVTLSINGCQDFLSADLGDTCLESPGRILQVNATIKNVCPGKRVALAIILTELDHTGRECPRGMKTITVPAHHHSGCRDVHVKGITFVLPEDLDRSGCPHSICGARNFRARLISHYIDNGYHCEN; from the coding sequence ATGGGTATTACAAATTCAAATAAACAAATTGATACCACTCAAATTGACTGTGAAGGAACCCTAAAGGTAACGCTGGCCCTCTCAGCCGCCCCTGATATCGCTTCCAACCCTACGGACATTATTCTAGTCCTGGACCGTTCCGGCAGTATGGCTGGTTCTCCCCTTTCCAATATGAAAACCGGAGCGAAAACCTTTATCGACATCATTGATGAGGCTACGGACAGTTCCAGAGACGGAACCATTGGCTTCGGCAGCCGCATAGGCATCGTCAGTTTTGCCGATACCGCCGCTGTCAACGCTCCGCTCATGACCTCTGCAGCAGACCTTAAGTCCGCGGTAGATGCTCTGACAGCCGGCGGATCCACCAACCACGCTGACGCCTTCGAGACCGCCGCCCAGCTCTTTGATCCTGCTTCCACTAACGCAAAAGTCATCGTTCTTTTTACGGACGGAAAGACAACAGCCGGACCGCCTCCATCTCCGGCAGCCGCCGCGGCGCGGGCGGATGGGATCGTCATTTACTGTATCGGCCTGATAGGCTCTGATGGAATCGATGTCAGCGTGCTGAACGACTGGGCCACCGATCCAGACGACTCTCATGTAGCAGTAACCCCTGATGAATCAGAACTGGAAGATCTTTTTGCCGACCTGGCGGCCAATATTTCCAAACCCGGAGCCACAAACATCGTTATTGATGAAATTGTGAACGCTGATTTCCAGATCCTCAGCATTAACTCTCCCACCAAAGGAACCGCCATGATGGTGAACGCTTCCACTCTTCAGTGGAAGATCCCGGAACTTGGCGCTTCTGGTAATGAGGGCGCTTCTCTGGAATTTTTCATCAAACACATCGGCCAGACTTCCGGCACAAAACTGGTAAACCAATCTATCACTTACTCAGATACAGAAGGGAATGATGTAACTTTCCCGGCCCCCTTAGTCAAGGTAACCTGCAGCGACGTGATCCATCCGGAAGAATGTCCCGCCCCTGTGACTCTTTCTATCAACGGATGCCAGGATTTCCTCTCGGCAGATCTTGGAGATACGTGTCTGGAATCTCCGGGCCGTATCCTTCAAGTTAACGCAACGATCAAAAATGTCTGTCCAGGGAAACGGGTAGCGCTGGCTATCATTTTAACAGAACTTGACCATACCGGACGGGAGTGTCCCCGCGGTATGAAGACCATAACTGTCCCGGCCCATCATCACTCCGGCTGCAGAGATGTGCATGTAAAGGGAATCACATTCGTACTTCCGGAAGATCTGGATAGATCAGGCTGCCCTCATTCCATCTGCGGCGCCAGGAATTTCCGGGCACGGCTGATCTCACATTATATTGACAACGGCTATCACTGCGAGAACTGA
- a CDS encoding iron-containing alcohol dehydrogenase: MNRFRKMYCRTFQMVFKIALPFLPYRKPKIVGSVKALPDILKKRKCDNVLIITDAGIRRLGLLDRLEKVLEKNGIIYSIYDRTVANPTTANVAETVEIYQTNGCNAIIGFGGGSSMDCAKATGARIAKPNQPLSKMKGILKVHKRLPLLIAIPTTAGTGSETTLAAVITDAETRHKYAINDFPLIPRYAVLDPKVTLSLPPAITASTGLDALTHAVEAYIGNSTTYGTRKDALLAVRLIFENLDTVYKDGSNLDARRNMLHASFYAGCAFTKSYVGYAHAVAHSLGGEYNVPHGYANAVILPMVLEAYGSKIYKKLYKLALEANVADPQDSYEEGARKFIRSIKDMKLRFQIGNTIPEIREEDIPKLAHYADKEANPLYPVPVLMNAKELEKFYYQLIELAP, encoded by the coding sequence ATGAACCGATTTCGTAAGATGTACTGTCGGACCTTTCAGATGGTCTTCAAGATCGCCCTTCCCTTCCTTCCCTACCGGAAACCAAAGATTGTGGGAAGTGTTAAGGCCCTGCCTGACATTCTTAAGAAACGTAAATGTGACAACGTACTAATCATCACCGATGCCGGAATCCGCAGGCTGGGACTTCTTGACCGGCTGGAAAAGGTACTTGAAAAAAATGGAATCATTTATTCCATTTATGACCGAACAGTAGCCAATCCGACCACAGCCAACGTAGCGGAAACCGTAGAGATTTATCAGACCAACGGCTGCAACGCTATCATCGGATTCGGCGGAGGCTCCAGTATGGACTGCGCCAAAGCTACCGGCGCCAGGATTGCCAAGCCGAATCAACCTCTGTCCAAAATGAAGGGAATCCTCAAAGTACACAAACGTCTTCCCCTTCTGATCGCCATCCCCACTACTGCCGGAACCGGAAGCGAGACAACCTTGGCGGCCGTCATCACGGATGCGGAGACGAGACACAAATATGCCATCAATGACTTTCCACTGATCCCCAGGTATGCGGTCCTGGATCCAAAGGTAACATTAAGCCTTCCTCCGGCCATCACAGCCTCCACAGGTCTGGATGCTCTCACTCATGCGGTAGAGGCCTACATCGGCAATTCTACCACTTACGGCACACGCAAAGATGCTTTGCTGGCAGTCAGATTAATTTTTGAAAACTTGGACACTGTATATAAGGACGGAAGCAATCTGGACGCCAGAAGGAATATGCTCCACGCTTCTTTCTACGCGGGATGCGCATTTACCAAATCCTATGTCGGATACGCCCATGCCGTCGCCCACTCTTTGGGCGGGGAATATAACGTGCCTCACGGATATGCCAACGCAGTCATCCTGCCCATGGTTCTGGAAGCCTATGGAAGCAAGATTTACAAGAAACTCTACAAGCTGGCGCTGGAGGCCAATGTGGCCGATCCGCAGGATTCCTATGAAGAAGGAGCCAGGAAATTCATCCGCTCCATCAAAGATATGAAGCTTCGTTTCCAGATTGGCAATACGATTCCGGAAATCCGGGAAGAAGATATTCCAAAATTAGCCCATTATGCTGACAAGGAAGCCAACCCGCTTTACCCTGTCCCGGTGTTGATGAACGCGAAAGAACTGGAGAAATTTTATTATCAGCTGATCGAACTGGCTCCGTAA
- a CDS encoding aldehyde dehydrogenase, producing MNQQEIQSIIQTQRAFFDSGATLPVDSRIQALKKLQSCILRYEEEIGEALKQDLGKSSYESYMCETGLVLSEISYMLRHVRSYAREKRVRTPLAQFHSRSFKKPSPYGVVLIMSPWNYPFLLTLDPLVDAIAAGNTAVVKPSAYSPHTSDLMVKIIKESFPPEYVTVVTGGRAENTCLLNEHFDYIFFTGSQAVGREVMRCASAHLTPVTLELGGKSPCIVEKTANLKLAAKRIAFGKYLNCGQTCVAPDYIYCDASIKDQLIEEIKRQVRLQYTEQPLSNPAYGKIINEKHFQRILGLIDPEKVVLGGKSNPETLQIEPTVMDQVTFEDAVMQEEIFGPLMPILTYDSLDEAICKINAMAHPLALYIFTSSKETARKVTARCQFGGGCINDTIIHLATSEMGFGGFGESGMGSYHGKEGFDTFSHYKSIVDKKTWLDLPMRYQPYKEFNRKLLHIFLK from the coding sequence ATGAACCAGCAGGAAATCCAATCCATCATCCAGACTCAGCGCGCCTTTTTCGATTCTGGCGCCACCTTACCTGTCGATAGCAGGATCCAGGCGCTGAAAAAACTACAGTCCTGTATTCTGCGTTATGAAGAAGAAATTGGAGAAGCTTTAAAGCAGGATCTTGGCAAAAGCAGTTACGAAAGCTATATGTGCGAGACTGGACTGGTCTTAAGCGAGATCAGCTACATGCTGCGCCATGTCCGTTCTTATGCCAGGGAGAAACGGGTCCGCACCCCTCTTGCCCAGTTTCATTCCAGAAGTTTTAAAAAACCTTCTCCTTACGGAGTGGTTCTGATCATGAGTCCTTGGAACTATCCATTTCTTCTGACCCTGGATCCGTTGGTAGATGCCATCGCCGCCGGGAATACAGCCGTTGTAAAGCCCAGCGCCTATTCGCCTCATACCAGTGATCTGATGGTAAAAATCATAAAGGAAAGCTTTCCGCCGGAATATGTGACCGTTGTTACTGGGGGGCGGGCGGAAAACACCTGCCTGTTAAACGAGCACTTTGACTATATTTTCTTTACCGGGAGCCAGGCGGTTGGCCGGGAAGTCATGCGGTGCGCTTCTGCCCATCTGACGCCAGTCACCTTAGAGCTGGGCGGGAAAAGCCCCTGTATCGTAGAAAAGACGGCCAACCTCAAGCTGGCCGCCAAGCGGATCGCATTTGGGAAATACTTAAACTGCGGACAGACCTGCGTGGCCCCAGACTATATCTACTGTGATGCTTCCATCAAAGACCAGCTTATAGAAGAGATCAAGAGGCAGGTACGGCTCCAATACACAGAGCAGCCGCTTTCTAATCCAGCCTATGGCAAGATCATCAACGAAAAACATTTCCAACGGATCCTTGGACTGATCGATCCAGAAAAGGTGGTTTTAGGCGGAAAATCCAATCCAGAAACCCTTCAGATCGAACCTACCGTCATGGATCAGGTAACCTTTGAAGACGCTGTAATGCAGGAAGAAATCTTCGGTCCTCTTATGCCGATCCTGACCTACGATTCCTTGGACGAAGCCATCTGCAAAATCAACGCAATGGCTCATCCGCTGGCGCTCTACATCTTTACTTCCAGCAAAGAAACCGCCCGGAAGGTAACTGCCCGGTGCCAGTTTGGCGGCGGATGTATCAACGATACCATCATCCATCTGGCCACCAGCGAAATGGGATTCGGCGGCTTTGGCGAGAGCGGCATGGGATCCTACCACGGGAAGGAGGGCTTTGACACCTTCTCCCACTATAAGAGCATCGTAGACAAGAAAACTTGGCTGGATCTGCCTATGCGGTATCAGCCCTACAAAGAATTCAACCGGAAGCTGCTGCATATATTCCTAAAGTAA
- a CDS encoding sodium:solute symporter family protein, translating to MTMPVMNIVFLLVFLCALFAIGIYFGRNNRSVSDYLLGGKSLPIGVSALTIAATMYGGGMLVGRTSYAYDTGVMMFLYGLSPLLTLGMAMLMCSKMKNFTSYTTVTEFLDERYHSRFLRVTCSILSIISLVGVAGSNVTALVSSITAMGFDNPIPWAVFFMAVIIILTTIGGIKAVAYTDAFQLIVIFIGVPTAMIFCLRQNGGFGQVLNELQTVSDTLPQDYLTAVTPLNMIMLLWLVLPNLLNRAISQDIFQRMFSMKSRKEANIACGIAAVLVTILSMPPVVIGMIARLRLPEMAEAGDSSSALAQVMLLYLPDWMFGLLFAAIIAAILSTSDSLLTGAASHFANDVVEVLFTKQLETNREKKLLLATRIFTLAAGFFAVLYSLYSPGIINGMVYAITLYTSGAFVPIFFGVMWKGATRRGAIAGLIAGLLAAVAGFMGVEVGSVPGEIFSSLVGAVVLFLVSILDPQKQ from the coding sequence ATGACTATGCCTGTGATGAATATCGTATTTTTACTTGTCTTTTTGTGTGCCTTGTTTGCCATAGGCATCTATTTTGGAAGAAATAATCGGTCCGTATCTGATTATCTTCTGGGAGGGAAGTCTCTTCCCATTGGTGTTTCTGCGCTTACGATCGCGGCCACCATGTATGGCGGCGGAATGTTGGTAGGCCGGACTTCTTATGCCTATGATACGGGAGTGATGATGTTCCTTTACGGCTTGTCTCCACTGCTCACCCTTGGCATGGCGATGCTGATGTGCAGCAAAATGAAGAATTTTACCAGCTATACGACAGTTACGGAATTTCTGGACGAGCGTTATCACAGCCGTTTTTTGCGGGTGACTTGTTCTATTTTATCGATTATTTCTTTAGTGGGAGTGGCCGGGTCGAATGTAACGGCTCTGGTATCCAGTATTACGGCAATGGGATTTGACAATCCGATTCCTTGGGCGGTTTTCTTCATGGCCGTTATCATAATACTTACAACAATTGGCGGGATTAAAGCGGTTGCCTATACGGATGCGTTTCAATTGATCGTTATTTTTATCGGAGTTCCAACCGCTATGATTTTCTGTCTTCGTCAAAATGGAGGATTCGGACAGGTTTTAAATGAATTGCAGACGGTTTCAGATACACTTCCCCAAGATTATCTGACGGCAGTTACGCCTTTGAATATGATCATGCTGTTGTGGCTGGTTCTTCCCAATCTTTTAAACCGGGCGATCAGCCAAGATATTTTCCAGAGGATGTTTTCAATGAAAAGTCGAAAAGAAGCGAATATTGCCTGCGGGATAGCGGCGGTTCTGGTAACGATCTTGAGTATGCCGCCTGTAGTGATCGGGATGATAGCCAGGCTTCGTCTGCCTGAGATGGCTGAGGCCGGAGATTCCAGTTCTGCGCTGGCGCAGGTTATGCTTCTGTATCTTCCGGACTGGATGTTTGGACTATTATTCGCGGCAATCATAGCGGCAATCCTGTCTACCTCTGATTCCTTATTGACAGGCGCCGCTTCCCATTTCGCAAATGATGTGGTAGAAGTATTGTTTACAAAGCAACTGGAGACGAACCGGGAGAAAAAGCTGCTTTTGGCAACTCGGATCTTTACGCTGGCAGCAGGGTTTTTCGCTGTTCTTTATTCGCTGTATTCTCCTGGTATCATTAATGGAATGGTCTATGCCATTACGCTGTATACGTCCGGCGCTTTTGTACCGATCTTCTTTGGAGTCATGTGGAAAGGGGCGACAAGGCGGGGAGCGATCGCAGGACTGATTGCGGGCCTTTTGGCGGCTGTGGCAGGATTTATGGGAGTTGAGGTCGGATCCGTCCCGGGGGAAATTTTCTCCAGTCTGGTAGGAGCAGTTGTTCTCTTCCTTGTGTCTATTTTGGATCCGCAAAAGCAGTAA
- a CDS encoding betaine reductase, with amino-acid sequence MKLEIGNFYVKDIQFGEVTKFADGILTVNKEEAIRALNPDQKLKNIELYIARPGESIRILPIKEVVAPRARKDGRAAFPGYTGEIAPCGDGVLYALQNMSVMAVGKYAGFPDGMVDMDGPATELTHYSEIINLVFVAENVDPEEERGDIHKTNGNYRLGAHLLAEYLAKAVLDQAPQDWERYELTDVSDKRLPKVAFVMQVTTSWRKNLGYDSLFYGKDTIYLVPTLVHPNELLDGCLTSCSVLYGSAINHTYDYQNFPILKELYAEHGKSIDFVGVLFDVNDTEYDMKERASIRIATMAEMLGCQGVITMEHGGCGHSDVDFFLTIAKLEEKGIKTVGVCIEGPGRDGVSQTKAILDPKADAIVSTGDNTALIELPPMDQVIGYIDTINRDAYPGTWADDPLLGPSLRSDGSLIVETHLICGHDGESGWSHKTCKSY; translated from the coding sequence ATGAAGTTAGAAATTGGCAATTTTTATGTCAAAGACATCCAGTTTGGCGAGGTTACTAAATTCGCCGACGGCATCCTGACAGTCAATAAAGAAGAAGCTATCCGGGCGCTGAACCCAGATCAAAAATTAAAGAATATCGAGCTTTATATTGCTCGTCCAGGTGAAAGTATCCGAATCTTACCCATCAAAGAAGTAGTAGCTCCACGGGCAAGGAAGGACGGACGTGCGGCTTTTCCTGGTTACACTGGGGAAATTGCTCCCTGCGGTGATGGAGTCTTATACGCACTTCAAAATATGTCGGTTATGGCCGTTGGCAAATATGCGGGTTTCCCGGACGGAATGGTAGATATGGACGGCCCGGCCACAGAATTGACCCATTATTCTGAAATCATCAACCTGGTCTTTGTGGCAGAAAATGTTGACCCGGAAGAAGAACGGGGCGATATCCATAAGACGAATGGAAACTATCGGCTGGGAGCGCATCTTCTGGCTGAATACCTTGCGAAAGCTGTGCTGGATCAGGCGCCTCAAGACTGGGAGCGTTACGAACTGACAGACGTATCTGACAAACGTCTTCCTAAAGTTGCCTTTGTTATGCAGGTGACTACAAGCTGGAGAAAAAATCTTGGATATGACAGTTTGTTCTATGGAAAAGACACCATCTATTTAGTCCCCACACTGGTTCATCCCAATGAACTCCTGGATGGGTGTCTGACCAGCTGCAGCGTTCTCTACGGATCTGCCATCAATCATACCTACGATTATCAGAACTTTCCCATTTTAAAGGAACTTTATGCTGAACATGGGAAAAGCATCGATTTCGTCGGTGTCCTGTTTGACGTAAACGATACAGAATATGACATGAAGGAACGCGCCTCAATCCGTATCGCTACCATGGCGGAAATGCTTGGCTGTCAGGGAGTTATCACTATGGAACACGGAGGCTGCGGCCATAGTGACGTGGATTTCTTCCTGACCATCGCTAAATTGGAAGAAAAGGGAATCAAAACTGTCGGCGTTTGTATTGAGGGGCCCGGAAGAGATGGCGTATCCCAGACAAAAGCCATTCTGGATCCCAAGGCTGATGCCATCGTTTCCACAGGAGACAATACCGCTCTTATCGAGCTGCCTCCTATGGATCAAGTAATCGGTTATATCGACACTATCAACCGGGACGCTTATCCGGGAACCTGGGCAGACGATCCTCTTCTTGGTCCGTCCCTGCGCAGTGACGGCTCTCTTATCGTTGAAACTCATTTGATCTGCGGACACGACGGCGAATCCGGGTGGTCTCACAAAACCTGTAAAAGTTACTAA
- a CDS encoding glycine/betaine/sarcosine/D-proline family reductase selenoprotein B encodes MKKVILYLNQFFGGIGGEDAADYKVSLLDGTVGPGAALQAQIKGGQITHTIICGDNYMNSHTSEALEELKSLLDGIEFDLFITGPAFMAGRYGVACATVCQFVKNHYQVPAITSMHEENPGKDMFPLDMYVLQGTDKAAGMRRDLAKIAALTNKFLNNEPILWAEEEGYFPRGIRKYVVLPKEQTAAKRAIDMLKKKLNGEPFETELPISSEDHVPIAAPVKDLSHARIAFVTTGGLVPHDNPDSIPGASSTRFGRYKIGDIDSLKPGEWICVHGGLDAVYANADPEVMVPLSALKQLQKEGKFGYLHPYFYSTTGNHTNKSNAVRMAREITEFLKEDHIDAVIFGSAUGTCTRCGAMMVKEIEKTGIPVVHVVNMVPVAKSIGSNRILKAYSIPAPMCDPNLPAKDQAQQRYHLMEKALEVLATDIKTQTVFSV; translated from the coding sequence GTGAAAAAAGTAATCCTGTATCTCAACCAGTTCTTTGGTGGAATTGGCGGGGAAGACGCGGCTGACTATAAAGTTTCCCTGCTCGATGGTACTGTGGGACCTGGCGCTGCTCTTCAGGCACAGATAAAAGGCGGCCAGATCACACATACCATCATCTGCGGCGACAACTATATGAACAGCCATACCAGCGAGGCTTTGGAGGAATTGAAATCCCTGCTTGACGGCATCGAATTTGATCTTTTCATTACAGGTCCCGCATTTATGGCCGGCCGTTATGGCGTTGCCTGCGCTACTGTATGCCAGTTTGTAAAAAATCATTATCAGGTGCCTGCCATCACTTCCATGCATGAGGAAAATCCCGGAAAGGATATGTTTCCTCTGGATATGTATGTACTTCAGGGGACTGATAAAGCGGCAGGTATGCGCCGGGATCTGGCAAAGATTGCTGCTCTGACTAATAAATTTCTCAATAATGAGCCAATTCTTTGGGCAGAAGAAGAAGGATATTTCCCCCGCGGTATCCGTAAATACGTCGTTCTCCCCAAGGAGCAGACTGCGGCCAAGCGGGCCATTGATATGCTCAAAAAGAAACTGAACGGGGAGCCCTTCGAGACAGAACTTCCTATCTCCAGTGAAGACCATGTTCCTATTGCGGCTCCAGTCAAAGATCTAAGCCATGCGCGGATCGCTTTTGTTACCACCGGCGGCCTGGTTCCCCATGACAATCCGGACAGTATCCCCGGCGCTTCTTCTACACGTTTTGGACGGTATAAGATCGGAGATATAGATTCTCTTAAACCAGGGGAATGGATCTGTGTCCATGGCGGCCTGGATGCAGTATATGCCAACGCAGACCCAGAAGTAATGGTTCCCTTAAGCGCATTAAAGCAGTTGCAGAAAGAAGGGAAATTCGGATATCTCCATCCTTACTTTTACAGTACTACCGGTAATCACACTAACAAAAGCAATGCTGTACGGATGGCCAGAGAAATTACCGAGTTTCTAAAGGAGGACCATATTGACGCCGTCATCTTTGGCTCCGCATGAGGGACCTGTACTCGTTGCGGTGCAATGATGGTGAAAGAAATTGAAAAAACAGGAATCCCGGTAGTCCATGTGGTAAATATGGTGCCTGTGGCTAAAAGTATCGGCAGCAATCGGATTTTAAAGGCTTATTCCATACCCGCTCCTATGTGTGACCCGAATCTTCCTGCAAAGGATCAGGCACAGCAGAGATATCATCTGATGGAAAAAGCATTGGAAGTTCTTGCCACAGATATCAAGACCCAAACTGTTTTTAGCGTATAG
- a CDS encoding MFS transporter — protein MKTKITPMQWLLILCCSISWAGIMNTGWLATSYYSLVQGALGLSDNTLGTIISLMGVAGICGYIFAGPLIDKIGSKISITIGIITVSAVTLILLFSPAPDSIAVVCCVAMRFFGCFYTTATMRYVAAITEIGAQGRSLGYFYAFMGGVSLLQGTIVSNIINSSSASSGLNALLAISITEMIICLLIIIFGDKRNPFLPSKAPAAAAESTKTEEPPFLQTLGVALKSRRLWFLGVVSFTTVCVQTLVTYVQPLFTSQFGVSTGNATLIATWVNQGTLLVFGAITGILVDKLGSTSRVIALSLVSFLVSCILVLVSPWSPSYVAIPIIGLFLIRICDSITKPGRQSMISEVGLPDNFRGCVVAFVNLVMAIPPIILGRLFGSILTRYAGVDTGYRIIYVIFIGIAIIGFLGLWGFVRSKKEAA, from the coding sequence ATGAAAACAAAAATCACCCCCATGCAATGGCTGCTCATCCTATGCTGCTCAATCTCGTGGGCCGGCATCATGAATACCGGCTGGCTGGCTACATCCTATTACAGCCTGGTCCAGGGAGCTTTAGGATTGAGTGATAATACACTTGGTACCATCATCTCTCTGATGGGCGTAGCCGGTATATGCGGATACATATTTGCCGGTCCTCTGATCGACAAAATTGGATCTAAAATCTCTATTACGATTGGAATCATAACGGTTTCCGCTGTTACTTTAATCCTACTGTTTTCTCCAGCGCCTGATTCAATTGCGGTCGTATGTTGTGTGGCCATGCGTTTCTTCGGATGCTTCTACACGACTGCCACTATGCGTTATGTAGCGGCGATCACAGAAATCGGCGCTCAGGGACGTTCCCTCGGCTACTTTTATGCGTTTATGGGAGGAGTCAGCCTGCTGCAGGGCACCATCGTCTCAAATATCATTAATTCTTCCAGCGCTTCCAGTGGACTGAACGCTCTTTTGGCCATCAGTATCACAGAAATGATCATCTGTCTGCTGATCATTATCTTTGGTGATAAGAGAAATCCGTTTCTTCCTTCTAAGGCTCCCGCCGCGGCGGCTGAATCCACAAAGACAGAAGAACCTCCTTTCCTGCAGACTTTAGGCGTAGCCCTCAAAAGCAGACGTTTATGGTTCTTGGGAGTTGTGTCTTTCACAACGGTATGTGTCCAGACACTGGTTACCTATGTTCAGCCCCTGTTTACCTCTCAGTTTGGAGTATCTACTGGAAACGCCACACTGATCGCCACCTGGGTCAATCAGGGAACTCTTTTGGTCTTTGGCGCCATCACCGGAATCCTGGTAGACAAACTGGGAAGCACTTCAAGGGTTATCGCTCTCAGTCTGGTCTCCTTCTTGGTATCTTGCATCCTGGTACTGGTTTCTCCATGGAGTCCGAGTTACGTCGCAATTCCAATTATCGGTCTCTTCCTGATTCGTATCTGCGACAGCATCACCAAGCCAGGACGTCAGTCCATGATCTCAGAAGTCGGCCTGCCTGACAATTTCCGCGGCTGTGTTGTTGCCTTTGTGAACCTGGTCATGGCAATTCCGCCGATCATCCTTGGGAGACTGTTTGGCTCCATCCTGACCAGATACGCTGGTGTTGACACTGGTTACCGAATCATCTATGTAATCTTTATCGGCATCGCCATCATCGGTTTCCTCGGCTTATGGGGATTCGTACGCTCGAAAAAGGAGGCGGCATAA
- a CDS encoding amidohydrolase family protein, which translates to MYVLRNCHLIPELTEGTSLTEADLLIDGAYIKEIAPCGTAFESLEKEIDMEHMTVMPGLIDAHVHLRMMGGGMQASQDDIPAVTLDELRFAQWLLDNGYTTVRDVGDNKACPSIALRDYIDAGKIQGPRLFCSGPTLTPSDRGMQKPYSSGHHYKVDSPMEMRHYARHNFMMGADFIKLYGTSSAIARRGGTPGSQIMAVDEMEAAVEVATRKNTYCAIHCHGGEACENAARVGVRTIEHATFIEPETLKYLETRKAEGHGIVITISVVKDNSWGTIPDSVYQGAVRHLKGADQYDILIGWGTDTSWDFYQKHPYREFEMRKNDLGFSNINILKQATINTAVLINQGEKIGSVKAGKYADLIAVNGDPAADITAMYHKPIHVIKEGQLIR; encoded by the coding sequence ATGTATGTATTAAGAAACTGTCATCTGATTCCAGAGTTGACGGAAGGAACCTCTCTGACAGAGGCGGATCTCCTCATTGACGGAGCTTACATCAAGGAAATCGCTCCTTGCGGAACCGCATTTGAAAGTCTGGAAAAAGAAATCGATATGGAACATATGACTGTCATGCCTGGTTTGATCGATGCGCATGTGCATCTGCGGATGATGGGAGGCGGTATGCAAGCTTCTCAAGACGACATTCCGGCAGTGACCCTGGACGAACTTCGGTTCGCCCAGTGGTTGCTGGACAATGGATACACAACTGTGCGGGATGTGGGAGACAACAAAGCCTGCCCTTCCATTGCTCTTAGAGACTATATCGATGCCGGGAAAATCCAGGGCCCCCGCCTTTTCTGCTCTGGTCCAACTTTAACGCCCAGCGACAGAGGTATGCAGAAACCTTACAGCAGCGGCCATCACTATAAGGTTGACTCTCCTATGGAGATGCGCCATTATGCCAGGCATAATTTCATGATGGGCGCCGACTTTATCAAACTCTATGGAACCAGCTCTGCGATCGCCCGCCGCGGCGGGACCCCCGGATCCCAGATCATGGCGGTTGATGAGATGGAGGCAGCGGTGGAGGTCGCCACACGAAAAAACACTTATTGCGCCATCCACTGCCATGGCGGCGAGGCTTGTGAGAACGCTGCCCGTGTTGGTGTGCGTACCATTGAACATGCTACTTTTATCGAACCAGAAACATTAAAATATCTGGAGACACGAAAAGCAGAAGGCCATGGCATTGTTATAACAATTTCTGTGGTAAAAGATAATTCCTGGGGAACAATCCCTGACTCTGTCTACCAAGGAGCCGTCAGGCATCTAAAGGGGGCGGATCAGTACGACATCCTGATCGGATGGGGTACCGACACTTCCTGGGATTTCTATCAGAAACATCCTTACCGGGAATTCGAAATGCGGAAAAATGATCTGGGCTTTTCCAACATCAACATCCTGAAACAGGCCACCATCAATACAGCAGTCCTGATCAACCAGGGCGAAAAAATCGGTTCTGTAAAGGCCGGAAAATACGCCGATCTGATCGCGGTCAACGGAGATCCTGCGGCAGATATTACTGCAATGTATCACAAGCCGATTCACGTGATCAAAGAAGGACAACTGATTCGCTGA